A window from Nitrospira sp. ND1 encodes these proteins:
- a CDS encoding response regulator transcription factor, whose translation MTTPPRVLLADDHTLVLEGFRRIVEQRCEVVGAVEDGRALLDAATRLRPDLILLDISMPLLNGVDAARQLKKLLPDVKLIFVTMHADPAYVSEAFKAGASAYLLKRSAARELEQAIDSVMKGQYFVTSLLTKDLVTTLSAGQAGLFAQRQELTPRQREVLQLIAEGRTIKEIASLLNISPKTVEFHKAQIIFHLNLRTTAELTKYALAHGLTSA comes from the coding sequence ATGACCACGCCCCCTCGAGTGTTGCTGGCCGACGACCATACACTGGTACTGGAAGGATTCCGGCGAATCGTGGAACAACGTTGTGAGGTCGTGGGGGCGGTCGAAGACGGCCGCGCGCTCCTCGACGCGGCCACGCGGCTGCGCCCCGACTTGATTCTGCTGGATATCTCCATGCCGTTATTAAATGGAGTCGATGCCGCGCGCCAATTAAAGAAGCTGCTGCCCGACGTGAAACTCATCTTCGTCACCATGCATGCGGACCCGGCCTATGTGAGCGAGGCCTTCAAGGCCGGGGCATCAGCCTACCTGCTCAAACGATCCGCGGCCAGAGAACTGGAGCAAGCCATCGACTCCGTCATGAAGGGACAGTATTTCGTCACCTCCCTGCTGACCAAGGATCTGGTCACGACCCTCTCCGCAGGGCAGGCCGGCCTGTTTGCACAACGACAGGAACTGACGCCGCGCCAGCGGGAAGTGCTGCAGCTCATTGCCGAGGGACGCACCATCAAGGAAATCGCCTCGCTGCTGAATATCTCACCGAAAACCGTCGAGTTTCACAAAGCCCAGATCATCTTTCATCTCAACCTTCGCACCACCGCAGAACTGACGAAGTACGCGCTTGCGCACGGGCTGACATCGGCCTAA
- a CDS encoding TolC family protein has translation MNYADRRGPIQAPQQQSKAGDRRVCGPPLSAVSLPQRSTPWDGRPEPALGLNARIDAFGLLACLFVMLLSPAASRAGDRASAPPPGSSDPVYSLEAVLDFALTRNPTVASAEGTIDQNRGQQVAAYTYLNPSVSANSGVGRMRDLGLFDPSVRERVTEFNLSVGQPIEWPSKRAARQRASEAGVAAASAGLAETQLNLVADVKVAFYDLLLAQRALVLAQQNLATVEDVDKAVRTRVRLGESPQFEAIRSGVEVLKANQSLTRAANRVRVNRVMLDTLTAGSLGPTYAIDGQLHRVGPGFGIDILTERALTQHPTIVRLRKSVEQADHSLEFERQARVPNITIGGSYWREIGREAFTGGVTFPTPVWDRRQGEIISAFGSKRKGEAEFLRARNELIRNVSQHFQDAKTTADMIEVYEKGLLKQADEALRIAKFSFQQGASSLIEVLDAQRVQRQILLDYAQAQFDLSMSLALLERAVGGAI, from the coding sequence ATGAACTACGCAGATCGACGCGGACCGATTCAGGCGCCGCAGCAGCAATCAAAGGCCGGAGACCGTCGGGTATGTGGGCCACCACTCAGCGCGGTCTCCCTTCCTCAACGATCCACGCCATGGGACGGACGACCGGAGCCGGCGCTCGGACTCAACGCGAGAATCGACGCCTTCGGGCTCCTTGCGTGTCTATTCGTCATGCTCTTGAGTCCGGCTGCCAGCCGTGCCGGCGACCGGGCGAGCGCGCCGCCCCCGGGATCGTCCGATCCGGTCTATTCGCTGGAGGCAGTGCTGGATTTCGCGTTGACGCGTAATCCGACGGTTGCCAGCGCGGAGGGCACCATCGACCAGAACCGTGGACAGCAGGTCGCCGCGTACACCTACCTTAACCCTTCGGTCAGCGCCAACAGCGGCGTCGGCAGAATGCGCGACCTCGGGCTCTTCGATCCGTCGGTGCGCGAGCGGGTGACGGAATTCAATCTGAGCGTCGGACAACCGATCGAGTGGCCATCAAAGCGCGCGGCCCGCCAGCGTGCCAGTGAGGCCGGCGTCGCCGCCGCCTCAGCCGGACTGGCGGAAACCCAGCTCAATTTGGTCGCCGACGTCAAGGTCGCCTTTTACGACCTTCTCCTGGCGCAACGCGCGCTGGTCCTCGCACAGCAGAATCTGGCCACCGTGGAGGATGTCGATAAGGCGGTACGGACCAGGGTACGCCTTGGGGAAAGTCCGCAGTTCGAAGCGATCCGCTCCGGAGTGGAAGTATTGAAAGCCAATCAGTCACTGACCAGAGCGGCCAATCGAGTGCGGGTCAATCGGGTGATGCTCGACACCCTCACGGCCGGTTCACTCGGTCCCACATACGCCATCGACGGGCAACTGCACCGTGTGGGCCCGGGATTCGGCATCGACATTCTGACCGAACGCGCACTCACCCAACATCCGACGATCGTGCGCCTGCGCAAGTCGGTCGAACAGGCCGACCATAGCCTGGAATTCGAACGACAGGCCCGTGTCCCCAATATCACGATCGGAGGCAGCTACTGGCGGGAAATCGGTCGGGAAGCCTTCACCGGCGGCGTCACATTCCCCACTCCCGTGTGGGATCGGCGACAGGGCGAAATCATCTCGGCCTTCGGAAGTAAACGGAAAGGCGAAGCTGAATTTCTTCGTGCGCGAAATGAACTGATCCGGAACGTCAGCCAGCATTTCCAGGATGCGAAAACGACTGCGGATATGATCGAGGTCTATGAAAAGGGGCTCTTGAAACAAGCCGATGAAGCGCTACGAATCGCGAAGTTCAGCTTCCAGCAAGGGGCATCGAGCCTCATCGAAGTACTCGACGCCCAACGGGTGCAGCGTCAGATTTTGTTAGACTATGCCCAGGCCCAGTTCGATCTCTCCATGTCACTCGCGCTCCTGGAACGCGCCGTGGGAGGCGCCATCTGA
- a CDS encoding sensor histidine kinase, with amino-acid sequence MAGKHKSWILPGIVGLTCGLFALDLFMPLGVAIGALYAGIVLLASFSPNPQLPLLTAAGATGLLIMGAVGGPRLNSIPLWVGVTNASLGLVVVWISAVLLRQRHHAEIRLRQAKDELEARVAARTRELADVNHTLLREISEHVETEESLRASEHDLATSRQELRDLAARLLTAQEEERRRISRDLHDDINQRLAMLIVQAESLESNLPHSASDCSKELRSIQDRLTELSDDVRHLAYQFHPSILDDLGLTVALQRLVDECAARANLQASFEASPPLPAVPQTVATCLYRIAQESLANVMKHARANKVIVSLASTADAITLTVQDDGVGFDTQQLANSHRGLGLISMAERLRLVRGTVTIDSIPHQGTRLYIKVPHAEVPV; translated from the coding sequence ATGGCCGGCAAGCATAAGAGCTGGATTCTTCCAGGCATCGTCGGATTGACCTGCGGCCTCTTTGCGCTCGATCTGTTCATGCCGCTCGGGGTCGCCATCGGCGCACTCTACGCCGGAATTGTGTTGCTTGCCTCATTCTCTCCGAATCCGCAACTTCCGCTGCTCACCGCCGCAGGCGCCACCGGGCTGCTCATTATGGGAGCCGTGGGAGGCCCTCGCCTGAACAGCATTCCGCTGTGGGTGGGAGTCACCAATGCCTCCCTCGGTCTCGTCGTCGTCTGGATCTCGGCCGTGCTGCTGCGACAACGGCATCATGCGGAGATTCGACTCCGTCAGGCGAAGGACGAACTTGAAGCGCGCGTCGCCGCCCGCACCAGGGAATTGGCCGACGTGAACCACACCCTGTTGCGTGAAATCTCTGAACACGTCGAGACGGAGGAGTCCCTGCGCGCCAGCGAACACGATCTCGCCACCAGCCGGCAGGAATTGCGGGACCTGGCTGCCCGACTGCTCACCGCCCAGGAGGAGGAACGCCGCCGTATCTCCCGGGATCTCCATGACGACATCAACCAGCGGCTGGCCATGCTGATCGTCCAAGCCGAGTCCCTGGAGAGCAACCTCCCCCATTCGGCGAGCGACTGCAGCAAAGAGCTGCGCTCGATCCAGGATCGACTCACTGAGCTCTCGGACGACGTGCGCCATCTGGCCTATCAGTTTCATCCGTCCATCCTGGACGACCTGGGCCTGACCGTCGCCTTACAGCGCCTGGTCGATGAATGCGCGGCACGCGCGAACCTTCAGGCCTCATTCGAAGCGTCGCCCCCGCTACCGGCCGTGCCGCAAACCGTTGCTACCTGTCTCTACCGCATCGCCCAGGAGAGTCTGGCGAATGTGATGAAACATGCGAGGGCGAATAAGGTGATCGTTTCCCTCGCCTCGACGGCCGATGCCATCACGCTCACCGTGCAGGATGACGGAGTCGGTTTTGACACGCAGCAACTGGCGAACAGCCATCGCGGTCTCGGCCTGATCAGCATGGCAGAGCGCCTCCGTCTGGTCCGCGGCACCGTCACCATCGATTCGATCCCTCACCAGGGCACACGCCTCTACATCAAAGTACCGCACGCGGAGGTTCCCGTATGA
- a CDS encoding sigma-54 dependent transcriptional regulator, with protein MQATIYVTDDEPAIRSAIVKRLSRRHHTVTGFESGEDVIRAVTQHAPDLILLDLKMPGMGGVETLRQLRPIAPQTLIIMLTAYGTVEDAVEAMRLGAYDFLIKSVDLSGVDPVVDRAIEFLTLRHRVEFSLEDQNSAYALSNIDARSPAMQLLLGQVRDVAENAKSTVLLQGETGTGKEFLARVIHCNSPRASGPFVAVNCTAIPRELFESELFGHERGAFTGAHQRKRGLLEKAEGGTLFLDEIGDLDPAMQAKLLRVLQERTFRRVGGTEDLSVDFRLMTATNRDLKKDTARGSFREDLFFRLNVVTFELPPLRVRTEDILPLSMQAMLRFGKEFGKEVLDIEPEAQELLQRYSYPGNIRELQNIIERAMILCHDKTLTAGCLPRELREQAPHIAVAMAQGEHPSLRIEMVLGQQTLADIESALIEEVVRLSDHNKTLAAKHLGLTRFALDRRLKKQMEQD; from the coding sequence CCGGACCTCATCCTGCTGGACTTGAAGATGCCCGGCATGGGAGGCGTCGAAACGCTCCGGCAGCTCCGCCCGATCGCGCCCCAGACGCTGATCATCATGCTGACGGCCTATGGCACAGTGGAAGATGCGGTCGAAGCGATGCGGCTGGGCGCCTACGATTTCCTGATCAAGTCGGTCGACCTCTCCGGTGTCGACCCTGTCGTCGATCGCGCGATCGAATTCCTCACCCTGCGCCACCGGGTCGAATTTTCGCTTGAAGACCAAAACAGCGCGTACGCGCTCTCCAATATCGATGCGCGCAGTCCGGCGATGCAGCTCCTGCTCGGCCAGGTTCGGGATGTAGCGGAGAACGCCAAATCCACCGTGCTGCTCCAAGGCGAAACGGGCACCGGCAAGGAGTTCCTCGCGCGGGTCATCCATTGCAATAGCCCGCGCGCGTCCGGCCCCTTCGTCGCGGTGAATTGCACGGCCATTCCGAGGGAGCTCTTTGAAAGCGAGCTGTTCGGACACGAGCGGGGCGCCTTCACCGGCGCCCATCAGCGCAAACGCGGGTTGCTGGAGAAGGCCGAAGGCGGGACGTTGTTTCTGGACGAAATCGGCGACCTGGACCCGGCCATGCAAGCGAAGCTGCTCCGCGTGCTGCAGGAACGCACCTTCAGGCGCGTGGGCGGCACGGAAGACCTCTCCGTAGACTTCCGCTTGATGACCGCCACCAATCGCGACCTCAAGAAGGACACGGCGCGCGGCAGCTTCCGGGAAGATCTCTTCTTTCGCCTGAACGTGGTGACCTTCGAACTCCCGCCCCTGCGCGTCCGCACGGAGGATATTCTCCCGCTTTCCATGCAGGCCATGCTGCGATTCGGCAAAGAGTTCGGCAAGGAGGTCCTCGACATCGAACCCGAGGCGCAAGAACTCCTGCAGCGATACAGCTATCCGGGCAATATTCGCGAACTCCAGAACATCATCGAACGCGCCATGATTCTCTGCCACGACAAAACCTTGACCGCCGGCTGCCTCCCGCGCGAATTGCGCGAGCAGGCCCCGCACATCGCCGTGGCCATGGCGCAAGGCGAGCACCCCTCCCTTCGCATTGAGATGGTGCTGGGACAACAGACGCTGGCCGATATCGAGTCGGCCCTGATCGAGGAGGTCGTGCGCCTCTCGGATCACAACAAAACCCTGGCCGCCAAACATCTTGGATTGACGCGGTTCGCCCTGGATCGGCGCCTCAAGAAGCAAATGGAACAGGACTGA